From the genome of Fusobacterium varium, one region includes:
- the tdcB_2 gene encoding L-threonine dehydratase catabolic TdcB, with protein sequence MAVTLETIKKAKETIEHSIKRTPLIECPTLEKELGGKVLFKLENLQKTGSFKVRGALNRIANLTEEEKKKGVIASSAGNHAQGIALGATAQGIKSTIVMPETAPIAKVAATKGYGAEVVLCGTVYDDAYAKACEIQKETGAIFLHPFDDDYVISGQGTIGLEILEDAIDIDTVLVPIGGGGILAGIATAIKSINPSVRVIGVESANAASMTEALAKGECCEVCATPTIADGIAVKKVGCKTLELVKQYVDEVVTVTEDEIATAILFLMEKSKVVAEGAGATPLAAILAGKVECKGRKTCAVVSGGNIDVNLIERVLNRALINAGRRYEFKVKVHDRFGETEKLLSLITENRANILFITQSMYNVELGITMQEVTLVIECSDMAHRDAVKAKIIEAGYDIR encoded by the coding sequence ATGGCAGTAACATTAGAAACCATCAAAAAAGCAAAAGAAACCATCGAACATTCGATAAAAAGAACTCCTTTAATAGAGTGTCCAACACTTGAAAAAGAACTAGGGGGTAAAGTATTATTCAAACTTGAAAATCTTCAGAAGACAGGATCATTTAAAGTAAGAGGGGCATTAAACAGGATAGCTAACCTTACAGAAGAGGAAAAGAAAAAAGGAGTTATTGCCTCATCAGCAGGAAATCATGCCCAAGGAATAGCTTTGGGAGCAACAGCTCAGGGGATAAAATCAACAATAGTAATGCCAGAAACAGCTCCAATAGCAAAAGTGGCAGCAACAAAAGGATATGGAGCAGAAGTAGTATTATGTGGAACAGTGTATGATGATGCTTATGCAAAAGCATGTGAAATTCAAAAGGAAACAGGAGCTATATTTTTACATCCATTTGATGATGACTATGTAATTTCAGGACAGGGAACTATAGGATTGGAAATATTAGAAGATGCAATAGATATAGATACAGTATTGGTACCAATAGGTGGAGGAGGAATACTTGCAGGGATAGCAACAGCAATAAAATCAATAAATCCTTCAGTAAGAGTGATAGGAGTGGAATCAGCAAATGCAGCATCAATGACAGAAGCATTGGCAAAAGGGGAATGCTGTGAAGTATGTGCGACACCAACAATAGCAGATGGAATAGCAGTAAAAAAAGTAGGGTGCAAAACACTGGAACTGGTAAAACAATATGTAGATGAAGTAGTAACAGTAACAGAAGATGAGATAGCAACAGCAATATTATTCCTTATGGAAAAAAGCAAGGTAGTAGCAGAAGGAGCAGGAGCAACACCATTAGCAGCAATACTAGCAGGAAAAGTAGAATGCAAAGGAAGAAAAACATGTGCAGTAGTATCAGGAGGAAACATAGATGTTAATCTTATAGAGAGAGTACTGAATAGAGCATTAATCAATGCAGGAAGAAGATATGAATTTAAAGTAAAAGTACATGACAGATTTGGAGAAACAGAAAAATTATTAAGCTTGATTACAGAAAATAGAGCGAATATATTATTTATAACTCAAAGTATGTATAATGTAGAGCTAGGAATAACAATGCAGGAAGTAACACTAGTAATAGAATGCAGTGATATGGCTCATAGAGATGCTGTAAAAGCTAAGATCATAGAAGCAGGATATGATATTCGTTAA
- the sstT_2 gene encoding Na(+)/serine-threonine symporter: MKKLGLLPKLIIGLIAGIIIGKIGFVPLLRIMLTFNGLFGNFLQFVIPLIILGFVAPGIGDLGKKAGKLLAVTTVLAYGSTIVSGSLAFFTNSILLKKILPAGAALAEGSHPEAGLLSGYLTVDMPPIMGVMTALLMAFIIGIGIAVVEGTTLKNFMNEIQTIVEKIITNIIIPFLPLYIAGIFANMTYAGEIIKIMSVFAKVFGIIIILHFVILLVQYTIAGTLAGANPLLLIRKMLPAYFTAIGTQSSAATIPVTLNQTKENGVNEGIADFTIPLCATIHLSGSTITLVSCSMAVMMLHGMPITFSGMFGFILMLGVTMVAAPGVPGGAVMAALGLLESMLGFGPELTSLMIALYLTQDSFGTACNVTGDGAIAIMVNKIAGFNLVKRVKKKQ; this comes from the coding sequence ATGAAAAAATTAGGATTACTACCAAAACTAATAATAGGTTTGATAGCGGGTATCATAATTGGAAAAATTGGATTTGTACCTTTATTAAGAATTATGCTTACATTTAATGGATTATTTGGAAACTTCTTACAATTTGTAATTCCATTGATAATCTTGGGATTTGTGGCACCAGGTATTGGAGATTTAGGTAAAAAAGCTGGGAAATTACTAGCAGTTACTACAGTTCTTGCATATGGTTCAACAATTGTATCTGGATCATTGGCATTTTTTACAAATTCTATCTTGCTTAAAAAAATACTTCCAGCTGGAGCAGCTTTAGCAGAGGGAAGTCATCCAGAAGCAGGGCTTTTAAGTGGATATTTAACAGTTGATATGCCTCCAATTATGGGAGTAATGACAGCATTATTAATGGCATTTATCATTGGAATTGGAATTGCAGTAGTTGAAGGAACAACTCTTAAAAACTTTATGAATGAAATACAAACAATAGTTGAAAAAATAATAACTAATATTATTATTCCATTTTTGCCTTTATACATAGCAGGAATCTTTGCAAATATGACTTATGCAGGAGAAATTATAAAAATCATGTCAGTATTTGCAAAAGTATTTGGAATAATTATAATTCTTCACTTTGTTATCTTATTGGTTCAATACACAATAGCAGGAACTTTAGCAGGAGCAAATCCATTATTATTAATAAGAAAAATGCTTCCAGCATATTTTACAGCAATAGGAACACAATCATCAGCAGCAACTATTCCAGTAACACTTAATCAAACAAAAGAAAATGGAGTAAATGAAGGAATAGCAGATTTTACTATTCCATTATGCGCAACAATACATCTATCAGGAAGTACAATAACATTAGTAAGCTGTTCAATGGCAGTTATGATGTTGCATGGAATGCCAATAACATTTTCAGGAATGTTTGGATTTATTCTAATGTTGGGAGTAACAATGGTAGCAGCACCAGGAGTACCAGGTGGAGCAGTAATGGCAGCTTTAGGATTATTGGAAAGTATGTTGGGATTTGGACCAGAGCTTACATCATTAATGATAGCACTATATTTAACACAAGACAGTTTTGGAACTGCTTGTAATGTTACAGGAGATGGGGCAATTGCAATAATGGTTAATAAAATTGCTGGATTTAACTTAGTAAAAAGAGTAAAAAAGAAACAATAG
- the porC_3 gene encoding Pyruvate synthase subunit porC translates to MKEIFEIRWHGRGGQGAKTASLLLADAAFSGGMYVQGFPEYGPERMGAPITAYNRISKERVTVHSNIYEPDFVVVVDETLIESVDVTKGLKEDGAIIINSSKPASEFKALLKGYKGRVYTCDARTISEETLGKNFPNTPMLGAVVKVSGVMEEKAFLEAMENSFAHKFASKPEVLKGNMAALVRSMNEVKE, encoded by the coding sequence ATGAAAGAAATTTTTGAAATAAGATGGCATGGAAGAGGTGGTCAAGGAGCCAAAACAGCTTCTTTACTTTTAGCAGATGCAGCATTCAGTGGTGGAATGTATGTTCAAGGTTTCCCAGAATATGGACCTGAAAGAATGGGAGCTCCTATCACTGCTTACAATCGTATCTCTAAAGAGAGAGTTACAGTTCATTCTAATATTTATGAACCTGATTTCGTTGTTGTTGTTGATGAAACTCTTATTGAAAGTGTTGATGTAACTAAAGGACTTAAGGAAGATGGTGCTATCATTATCAATAGTTCTAAACCTGCTTCTGAATTTAAAGCTCTTTTAAAAGGGTACAAAGGAAGAGTTTATACTTGTGATGCAAGAACTATTTCTGAAGAAACTCTTGGTAAAAACTTCCCTAATACTCCTATGCTTGGAGCAGTAGTAAAAGTAAGTGGAGTAATGGAAGAAAAAGCTTTTCTTGAAGCAATGGAAAACTCTTTTGCGCATAAATTTGCAAGTAAACCAGAAGTACTAAAGGGAAATATGGCAGCATTAGTACGTTCTATGAATGAGGTGAAGGAATAA
- the porD_2 gene encoding Pyruvic-ferredoxin oxidoreductase subunit delta, with the protein MKNKAGVLITEDINWKDITPGGVVYEAGSAQHFRTGDWRSMKPVLLRDKCVDCLLCVPCCPDSAIPVKDGKRLDFDMDHCKGCGICVKACPFKAIEFIKE; encoded by the coding sequence ATGAAAAATAAAGCTGGTGTACTAATAACTGAAGATATTAACTGGAAAGATATAACTCCTGGTGGAGTAGTCTATGAAGCTGGAAGTGCTCAACATTTTAGAACTGGAGATTGGAGATCAATGAAGCCAGTATTGTTGAGAGATAAATGTGTTGACTGTCTTTTATGTGTTCCTTGCTGTCCAGATTCAGCAATACCTGTAAAAGATGGAAAGAGATTAGATTTTGATATGGATCATTGCAAAGGTTGTGGAATTTGTGTAAAAGCATGTCCATTTAAAGCGATAGAATTTATAAAAGAGTAG
- the porA_3 gene encoding Pyruvate synthase subunit porA — translation MSIRERMSGNEAVAIAMRQINPDVVPAFPITPSTEIPQYFSQYVADGSVDSEFIPVESEHSAMSAAMGSQAAGARTMTATSSCGLALMWEMLYVVASARLPVTLACVNRALTGPININADHSDSMGARDTGWIQLYSETNQEAYDNMLQANRIGEHPDVQLPVMVCQDGFITSHAVENIELLEDDKAKAFVGEYRPEDYLLNAKRPTAVGPYDIVSYYMEHKVNQAHAMMNAKKVILEVAAEYEKLTGRKYGLFEEYKLDDAEVAIVVINSTAGTAKAAIEELRKEGKKVGLLKIRVFRPFPMEEIAQALKNVKMVAVMDKCEGFSAAGGPVFAEVRSALYDCSPRPKMINYVYGLGGRDITVNHIKEIFNTLLAEKDQEVKDTYRHFGVRE, via the coding sequence ATGAGTATAAGAGAAAGAATGTCAGGAAATGAAGCTGTTGCAATAGCAATGAGACAAATAAATCCAGATGTAGTACCTGCTTTTCCAATCACTCCATCAACAGAGATACCACAATATTTCTCTCAATATGTTGCAGATGGATCAGTAGATAGTGAATTTATTCCAGTAGAATCAGAACACAGCGCTATGTCAGCAGCAATGGGATCACAGGCAGCTGGAGCGAGAACTATGACAGCTACTTCATCATGTGGACTTGCATTGATGTGGGAAATGCTTTATGTTGTAGCTTCTGCAAGACTTCCTGTAACTTTAGCATGTGTAAACAGAGCTCTTACAGGACCTATTAATATCAATGCAGATCATAGTGACTCTATGGGAGCAAGAGATACTGGTTGGATTCAACTATATAGCGAAACAAATCAGGAAGCTTATGATAATATGCTTCAAGCTAACAGAATAGGAGAGCACCCAGATGTTCAGCTTCCAGTAATGGTATGTCAAGATGGATTTATAACAAGCCATGCTGTAGAAAATATAGAACTATTAGAAGATGACAAAGCTAAAGCATTTGTTGGAGAGTATAGACCAGAAGATTATCTTTTAAATGCTAAAAGACCTACAGCAGTAGGACCTTATGATATAGTTTCTTACTATATGGAGCATAAAGTAAATCAAGCTCATGCTATGATGAATGCTAAAAAAGTAATTCTTGAAGTAGCAGCAGAGTATGAAAAACTTACTGGAAGAAAATATGGATTATTTGAAGAATATAAACTTGATGATGCAGAAGTTGCAATAGTAGTTATCAACTCAACAGCTGGAACAGCTAAAGCAGCAATAGAAGAATTGAGAAAAGAAGGTAAAAAAGTAGGACTTCTAAAAATCAGAGTATTCAGACCATTCCCAATGGAAGAAATAGCACAGGCGCTTAAAAATGTCAAAATGGTAGCAGTAATGGATAAATGTGAAGGATTCTCAGCAGCTGGAGGACCAGTGTTTGCAGAGGTAAGATCAGCCCTTTATGACTGCAGTCCAAGACCAAAAATGATCAACTATGTATATGGACTTGGAGGAAGAGATATAACTGTAAATCATATAAAAGAGATATTTAATACTCTATTGGCAGAAAAAGATCAGGAAGTTAAAGATACATATAGACATTTTGGTGTAAGAGAGTAG
- the porB_3 gene encoding Pyruvate synthase subunit porB: protein MEKPERLTGGHRMCAGCGAPVAVRGVLRALKEEDEAVICSATSCLEVSTFLYPYTAWKDSFIHSAFENAAATISGAQTAYKVLKKKGKIDESYKFIAFGGDGGTYDIGFQSLSGAMERGHDMVYVCYDNEAYMNTGIQRSSATPIGADTTTTPIGKESAGKPQGRKDLTDVISAHNVPYVAQTTFMGNFKDLHEKAEKAIYTEGAAFLNILAPCPRGWRYEGEDLMEMCKLAVETCYWPLFEVINGEWKLSYRPKVKLPVEEFLKKQGRFKHLFKPENRHIIDRIQKDVDLKWERLLKRCGEEI from the coding sequence ATGGAAAAACCTGAAAGACTTACTGGAGGACACAGAATGTGTGCAGGGTGTGGAGCGCCAGTAGCAGTAAGAGGAGTATTAAGAGCATTAAAAGAGGAAGATGAAGCAGTAATATGTAGTGCAACAAGCTGTCTTGAAGTATCAACTTTCCTATATCCATATACAGCATGGAAAGATTCATTTATTCACTCAGCATTTGAAAATGCAGCAGCAACAATAAGTGGAGCACAAACTGCATATAAGGTATTAAAGAAAAAAGGAAAAATAGATGAGTCATATAAATTCATAGCTTTTGGAGGAGATGGAGGAACTTATGATATAGGATTCCAATCATTATCAGGAGCAATGGAAAGAGGACATGATATGGTGTATGTATGCTATGATAATGAAGCATACATGAATACAGGTATCCAAAGATCATCAGCGACACCTATAGGAGCAGATACAACAACAACACCAATAGGAAAAGAAAGCGCAGGAAAGCCACAAGGAAGAAAAGATCTTACAGATGTAATATCAGCTCACAATGTACCATATGTAGCTCAGACAACATTTATGGGAAACTTTAAAGACCTTCATGAGAAAGCAGAAAAAGCAATCTATACAGAAGGAGCAGCATTCCTAAATATATTAGCCCCATGCCCAAGAGGATGGAGATATGAGGGAGAAGACTTGATGGAAATGTGTAAATTAGCAGTAGAAACTTGCTATTGGCCACTATTTGAAGTAATAAATGGAGAATGGAAATTAAGTTATAGACCAAAAGTAAAATTACCAGTAGAGGAATTTTTGAAAAAGCAGGGAAGATTTAAACATCTATTTAAACCAGAAAACAGACACATCATAGATAGAATTCAAAAAGATGTGGATTTGAAATGGGAAAGACTTCTTAAGAGATGTGGAGAAGAAATTTAA